A window of the Anaerosoma tenue genome harbors these coding sequences:
- a CDS encoding TetR/AcrR family transcriptional regulator, which produces MDGTTIDPRIERTREVVTAAALELLREDGPEAVTHQRVAEKAGIGRATVYRHWPDRQSLMLGALEALSLSIGAPESLSVRDGLVYILETLCDRLESPVAFAMSSLIARAEWEPEVRSFLDSVLVHARDEIEALLERGATEGGLEIDVPMETALSLIAGPFFHERFIVGRVVSREYIPDHVDALLARWSPTS; this is translated from the coding sequence GTGGACGGAACGACTATAGACCCACGGATAGAGCGTACGCGGGAGGTTGTCACCGCGGCCGCCCTAGAGTTGCTGCGCGAGGACGGCCCCGAGGCGGTCACTCATCAGCGAGTTGCCGAGAAGGCTGGCATTGGACGCGCCACAGTCTACAGGCACTGGCCGGATCGCCAGAGTCTCATGCTCGGAGCGCTCGAAGCGCTATCGCTGTCCATCGGGGCGCCGGAGAGTCTCTCAGTCCGTGATGGCCTTGTATACATTCTCGAAACCCTGTGCGACCGCCTCGAATCACCGGTCGCCTTCGCGATGTCCTCGCTCATCGCACGCGCCGAGTGGGAGCCGGAGGTGCGCTCATTCCTGGACAGCGTCCTGGTGCACGCCAGGGATGAGATCGAAGCGCTGCTCGAACGAGGCGCGACCGAGGGGGGACTCGAGATAGACGTCCCCATGGAGACCGCACTGTCATTGATAGCAGGCCCATTCTTCCACGAACGCTTCATCGTGGGCCGCGTCGTGTCGCGCGAGTACATCCCTGACCATGTGGACGCGCTTCTCGCCCGCTGGAGTCCCACGAGCTAG